The Burkholderia mayonis genome window below encodes:
- a CDS encoding sensor histidine kinase, with protein MSHSLRGRLLWWLLLPLAVFVVIAGAMSYDTARKTADLVQDGALVASARAIAEDVDWESGALVANVPPAALELFESPAQDQVYYKVRTGGGRLLAGSPDLDGPPVATRPGAQPVLFDTTLNGLAIRAVAYTRELYNAGDTETVTVVVGKTQTSRQMMIAAIWHPQLWRLALMLALAMALVYLGLTFELRPLMKLKDDVADREPMELEPIRTERLQFELRPIVDAINQCIARLNLHAATQRRFIADAAHQLRTPIAVIDTQIQCARQRENDDAALAGLLASMQRSSRKMADVTDKLLLLAHAEAASPARLNARVEVAAVVSGVLEEAIVLAERRRIDLGAELDDDLQVAGSESLLSALLMNLVDNAVRYAHEGGRVTVSARRDGDEVVLEVVDDGPGIPAEARPHVFKRFYRVAKDEEGTGLGLAIVEEIAQLHGGTVALATGPGNRGVKMTVRLPAYRN; from the coding sequence CTCGTCGCGTCGGCGCGCGCGATCGCGGAGGACGTCGACTGGGAAAGCGGCGCGCTCGTCGCGAACGTGCCGCCCGCGGCGCTCGAATTGTTCGAATCGCCCGCGCAGGACCAGGTGTACTACAAGGTCCGTACGGGCGGCGGCCGGCTGCTCGCCGGCAGTCCCGATCTCGACGGCCCGCCCGTCGCGACCCGGCCCGGCGCTCAGCCGGTGCTGTTCGATACGACGCTCAACGGGCTCGCGATCCGCGCGGTCGCATACACGCGCGAGCTGTACAACGCGGGCGACACGGAGACGGTGACGGTCGTTGTCGGCAAGACGCAGACGTCGCGGCAGATGATGATCGCGGCGATCTGGCATCCGCAGCTCTGGCGGCTCGCGCTGATGCTCGCGCTCGCGATGGCGCTCGTCTATCTCGGCCTCACGTTCGAGCTGCGGCCGCTGATGAAGCTGAAGGACGACGTCGCGGACCGCGAGCCGATGGAGCTCGAGCCGATCCGCACCGAGCGTCTGCAATTCGAGCTGCGCCCGATCGTCGACGCGATCAATCAGTGCATCGCGCGGCTCAACCTGCATGCGGCGACGCAGCGCCGCTTCATCGCCGATGCCGCGCATCAGCTGCGCACGCCAATCGCGGTGATCGACACGCAGATCCAATGCGCACGGCAGCGCGAGAACGACGATGCGGCGCTCGCCGGGCTACTCGCGTCGATGCAGCGCAGCAGCCGCAAGATGGCGGACGTCACCGACAAGCTGCTCCTGCTCGCGCACGCGGAAGCGGCGTCGCCCGCGCGCCTGAACGCACGCGTCGAAGTCGCGGCCGTCGTGTCCGGCGTGCTCGAGGAGGCGATCGTGCTCGCCGAGCGGCGCCGCATCGATCTCGGCGCGGAGCTCGACGACGACCTGCAGGTCGCGGGCAGCGAGAGCCTTTTGTCGGCGCTCCTGATGAATCTCGTCGACAATGCGGTGCGCTACGCGCACGAAGGCGGCCGTGTGACGGTGAGCGCGCGGCGCGACGGCGATGAAGTCGTGCTCGAAGTCGTCGACGACGGCCCCGGCATTCCGGCCGAAGCGCGGCCGCACGTGTTCAAGCGGTTCTACCGGGTCGCGAAGGACGAGGAAGGTACGGGCCTCGGACTCGCGATCGTCGAAGAGATCGCGCAGTTGCACGGCGGCACGGTTGCGCTCGCGACGGGCCCCGGCAACCGCGGCGTCAAGATGACCGTGCGCCTGCCCGCCTATCGCAATTGA
- a CDS encoding response regulator, whose amino-acid sequence MKLLLVEDNAELAHWIVDLLRGEGFGVDSAPDGESADTVLKAQRYDALLLDMRLPGMSGKELLARLRRRGDNVPVLMLTAHGSVDDKVDCFSAGADDYVVKPFESRELVARIRALIRRQCGVGATQLACGDLVYLFTTREFQCSGVPLVLRRREHAILETLMLQQGKTVSKARLMDSVYGLDDEPSADAIDIYIHRLRKHLSGSDAQIITLRGLGYILRTKDAAE is encoded by the coding sequence ATGAAACTGCTGCTCGTGGAAGACAATGCGGAACTCGCGCACTGGATCGTCGATCTGCTGCGCGGCGAGGGCTTCGGCGTCGATTCGGCGCCGGACGGCGAGAGCGCGGACACGGTGCTGAAGGCGCAGCGCTACGACGCGCTGCTGCTCGACATGCGGCTGCCCGGCATGAGCGGCAAGGAACTGCTCGCGCGGCTGCGCCGCCGCGGTGACAACGTGCCCGTGCTGATGCTGACCGCGCACGGCTCGGTCGACGACAAGGTCGATTGCTTCAGCGCGGGTGCCGACGATTACGTCGTGAAGCCGTTCGAGTCGCGCGAGCTCGTCGCACGGATCCGCGCGCTGATCCGGCGGCAATGCGGCGTCGGCGCGACGCAGCTCGCGTGCGGCGATCTCGTCTACCTGTTCACGACGCGCGAGTTTCAATGCAGCGGCGTGCCGCTCGTGCTGCGCCGCCGCGAGCACGCGATCCTCGAGACGCTGATGCTGCAGCAGGGCAAGACGGTATCGAAGGCTCGGCTGATGGACAGCGTGTACGGCCTCGACGACGAGCCGAGCGCCGACGCGATCGACATCTACATCCACCGGCTGCGCAAGCATTTGTCCGGCTCGGACGCGCAAATCATCACGCTGCGCGGGCTCGGCTACATTCTACGAACGAAGGATGCGGCCGAGTAG